One Janthinobacterium sp. TB1-E2 genomic region harbors:
- a CDS encoding NAD(P) transhydrogenase subunit alpha — protein sequence MEISHTITNLIIFVLAIYVGYHVVWTVTPALHTPLMAVTNAISAIIIVGAMLAAGLTDGPLAQVAGTLAVALAAVNVFGGFLVTQRMLEMFRKKEPKAKQGAKE from the coding sequence ATGGAAATCAGTCATACCATCACCAACCTGATCATCTTCGTGCTGGCCATTTATGTCGGCTACCACGTCGTCTGGACCGTCACGCCGGCGCTGCATACGCCGCTGATGGCCGTCACCAATGCCATTTCCGCCATCATCATCGTCGGCGCCATGCTGGCGGCCGGCCTGACCGATGGCCCGCTGGCGCAAGTGGCCGGCACCCTGGCCGTGGCGCTGGCCGCCGTCAACGTGTTCGGCGGCTTCCTCGTCACGCAGCGCATGCTCGAGATGTTCCGTAAAAAAGAACCGAAGGCCAAGCAAGGAGCAAAAGAATGA